The following are encoded in a window of Thermoanaerobacter ethanolicus JW 200 genomic DNA:
- a CDS encoding pro-sigmaK processing inhibitor BofA family protein, whose amino-acid sequence MEGTFSFIVAILILVFILWLLGKSLRLMVKFVLNALVGFVMLLFFNFFGVLFGIYLPVNIITSFITGVFGIAGIAILLILKYLFHVI is encoded by the coding sequence ATGGAAGGGACTTTTTCGTTTATTGTTGCTATTTTAATATTAGTTTTTATTTTATGGCTTTTAGGTAAATCTCTAAGGTTGATGGTAAAGTTTGTATTAAATGCCTTAGTGGGTTTTGTGATGCTTTTGTTTTTTAATTTTTTTGGTGTTCTATTTGGGATTTACTTGCCTGTCAATATAATTACTTCATTTATTACAGGAGTTTTTGGAATAGCAGGTATAGCAATTTTGCTGATTCTTAAATATTTATTCCATGTCATATAG
- the sspI gene encoding small acid-soluble spore protein SspI, translating to MDIKKAVLDNLKGRTKEEIKGFIQEVVDSKEENAIPGLGVIFEATWEKLSNEEKDSMMNLIMRGIS from the coding sequence ATGGACATAAAAAAAGCTGTGCTCGACAACTTAAAAGGAAGAACAAAAGAGGAAATCAAAGGGTTTATACAGGAGGTTGTTGACAGCAAAGAGGAAAATGCAATACCAGGATTGGGGGTGATTTTTGAGGCGACGTGGGAAAAGTTGAGCAATGAGGAGAAAGACAGTATGATGAATTTGATAATGAGGGGAATATCTTAA